Proteins encoded within one genomic window of Humulus lupulus chromosome 1, drHumLupu1.1, whole genome shotgun sequence:
- the LOC133785773 gene encoding serine/threonine-protein kinase OXI1-like, with product MSDEEDLHRREIPHLSFNRLKVLSALGRGAKGVVFLVKDEDRDEFLALKVISKALIEKKGKAVAEGNEYRRVCFEQGVLSLLRHPLFPRLRGVLDTDKLVGYAIDYCPGRDLNVLRKRQSEKMFSDDIIRFYAAELVIALEYLHKLGIAYRDLKPENVMVQENGHIMMVDFDLSTKLSPRTTPASSPCSSNSVATSRNSLSSKKRPSPFHRLCNSGISPEDLASMNGHSENSARAESDSTEKSNSFVGTEEYVAPEIISGEGHNFAVDWWSLGVLLYEMLYGVTPFKGSNRKETFYRILTKTPDLNGEATPLRDLIRKLLEKDPKQRIELEEIKGHDFFRGMDWESVVQISRPPFIPENVDNDIEGNNNNNTNIDVESVVQGIFQNGDVEKNKKTDQKQSGDYAEIVNNKKVWNGAFNHHPTQTENFLVF from the exons ATGAGCGACGAAGAAGATTTACACCGCCGTGAAATTCCTCATCTGAGCTTCAACCGCCTTAAGGTACTCTCGGCTCTCGGCCGGGGAGCCAAGGGCGTGGTGTTCCTCGTCAAAGATGAAGACCGCGACGAGTTTCTTGCTCTCAAGGTTATCTCCAAGGCACTGATCGAGAAGAAAGGGAAGGCAGTAGCCGAAGGAAATGAGTACCGGAGAGTCTGCTTCGAGCAAGGAGTCCTCAGCCTTCTTCGTCACCCGCTTTTCCCGAGATTGCGCGGCGTTTTGGATACTGATAAGCTTGTTGGCTACGCCATTGATTATTGCCCCGGTCGCGATCTTAATGTCCTCAGGAAAAGACAGAGTGAGAAAATGTTCTCCGATGATATCATTAG GttttacgcagcggaactggttATTGCATTGGAATATTTACACAAATTAGGAATAGCTTACAGAGATTTGAAGCCGGAAAACGTAATGGTTCAAGAAAACGGTCACATTATGATGGTGGATTTCGACCTCTCCACAAAACTCTCTCCCAGGACGACTCCCGCGTCCTCTCCATGTTCATCAAACTCGGTTGCAACATCGCGCAACTCGTTAAGCAGCAAGAAACGACCATCGCCGTTTCACCGACTCTGCAACTCAGGAATTTCACCCGAAGACTTGGCCTCAATGAACGGACACAGCGAAAACTCAGCACGAGCCGAATCCGACTCAACAGAGAAATCCAACTCATTCGTTGGAACAGAGGAGTACGTAGCACCGGAGATCATCTCAGGCGAAGGACACAATTTCGCGGTGGATTGGTGGTCCCTCGGCGTTCTCCTATACGAAATGCTCTACGGAGTGACGCCATTCAAAGGCTCGAATCGGAAGGAGACATTTTACCGGATTCTGACGAAGACGCCGGATTTGAACGGAGAAGCAACGCCATTGAGAGACTTGATTAGGAAGCTTCTGGAGAAGGATCCGAAGCAGAGAATCGAGTTAGAGGAGATCAAGGGCCACGATTTCTTCAGGGGAATGGACTGGGAATCGGTGGTCCAGATCTCGAGGCCACCTTTTATTCCGGAGAATGTCGATAACGATATCGAAGGGAATAACAATAATAACACGAATATTGACGTGGAGTCAGTTGTTCAAGGCATCTTCCAAAACGGCGACGTTGAGAAGAATAAGAAAACTGACCAAAAACAGAGTGGTGATTATGCTGAAATTGTAAATAACAAGAAGGTCTGGAATGGAGCATTTAATCATCACCCAACTCAAACCGAAAATTTTCTAGtcttttga